The DNA window ATCACTTTTTAACAGtcttggcggactcgattgGGATAGGTCTCAatcaaggtatccttgataattgagtatgataatgattttggcacgagccaaagttttaagaagttcataagccatactgattacttgatttaaataaattaatttcatttggttgaaataagtcgaaagatgataaattatagtttgatgaaatattttaatagtctccttttacttgcctttagatattttaaatgatatttgtttactcactgggattatataatctcaacaccctcatttccaccaatttcaagctcaggatagtcggtagatagctcatttcatcGAGGATTACAATTAGACTGGCATCCTCAAAATATGTAGGTTTATCTCTCTAGATACTTTTAGTCgtttgtgggcccacgtgtcactgcaaatttaattttatactttgattatctgtattacaatatatatgaatttattttacttttacgctgtaaaaattatttatgcagtgttcttaaaatattgttttatgagaaaattgaatattttattcaatatttttattttatactaatagtcataatttcattttaaacgaatgttatagacattcaaaattatttttgactatgaaatatgtgttttccacttacatactacatttttaaccgattttgagatttttgagaaaaatgactaaaatgctcctgtgagacaaaattttcgttttatctgttttaatcttgaaatagctcaaaatcttttagaacataatatttggcaATAGTTACTCATTGGGGAAAacgagaaactgatattaagccttgcaggATTTCGGATGGCATTCCGAGAGAtaagtgcctatcgggacaccgcggcggttgtcacgacctggaaaggagttctgggtcgtgacagactTAATTATGTAAGTTGATGAATAAATATTGAACAAATTTCCAGGGTTGGGATATCGGACAGCACAAGACTAAAGTCAGCAATGGTAATTGACCTTTgcatttcaataattttcatggCTAAATCATACATGAGTCTTCCACCACATGCATGGGTCTTTCCTTCATTAATTAATCCTAGAGAGGGGGGCTATGAATGTTACAGTCCACATGGAGAACATTCTCCCCCTTGCTGCAAGAAATTCTATCTCAATCATAAAATAATGACAGACTCGAAACTTGGTGTCAAGAACAAGAAGCTTCAAGTCAACaaactaattttaaaatttaaatgaataagAACGAACATAACGtctaaaaaatttctaaactatttaaaaattaaataaatttttatatttttattacattcaataaaacttttatatttttaattttgagtcaaataggctattgtacttttattttgagtccaACAAACCTTTATAACTAATTATTGACTTAGTCAAAATGTTAATCTTACAGCAGGAGTTAATGTTACATGTTAGTATATCTTAATTGATcatgatatgatatattaatatatcataattcaTAATGACGTAACATGTTGAATTGACATGATAACATGACCATATGACAATTTTTACTCTCCACATCAATGCTATGTCAatgtcatatatatataaaataacaagtgacattttgactaatgGTAACTAGTTAATCATTAGTCATAAGGGCTTATTtgacccaaaataaaaatacaagtcttaaatgtaataaaaaaatatgaacttatttaaatattcttgaataatttaagggttttttttttaaatattataccttGCTACTTCATGTCTTCATCTACCAACTATTAAAATAGAATTGGTATTTCTCAGGTCATTGTCTTAAATCTTTCGAGCATGGGTCGTAGGAGAACTATATCTCCACAACTCagaattttctctttcctaTTTCCATGGCTAAATCATGCAAAGAATTAACACCCTAACAAAATCTGTCATACGTGTGGGTCCTTTGAATGTAGAAAAGTTGAAACCTATTTAAGCAAAGCTTAATTTCTCTTCTAATTATCCTAGCGTTCCATCAAATATGAGTTTCCTTTGTCCTACTCTTTGCTTAATGCTTGATATACGTCCCGCACCCATGGACAatatcaaatttcattttctttggatCTTGCTAATGCAATGTTTCCTAATTGGCTTCACTATGAGCATGACTTTGCGTAATCTCACCACAGATCAGTCTACACTTCTTGAATTCAAAGACCAAATCCTTGATTCTCACAATGTCTTTGCCAGTAATTGGTCCATCACTAGCTCAGTCTGTCATTGGGTTGGTATTTCCTGCAGTGCCCGCCATGGAAGAGTCTCTGTCTTGGATCTTTCACACATGGGCCTTGAAGGAACTATTGCTCCACACTTAGGAAATCTCTCGTTCCTAGTCTCACTTAACTTGAGCGGCAATAATTTCCATGGCTATCTACCCAAAGAATTGGCCAAATTGCGTCGCTTGAAACTCCTTGATCAAAGTTACAATGCTTTTGATGGGGACATTCCTTTATGGTTTGGAGctttacataaaattaaatatttgatccTCAGCAACAATAATTTCACAGGTACAATTCCTCTAACTCTTGCCAACATGTCGAACTTGGAGACCTTGGACTTGGGGGCACAATTTGGTTCAAGGAAAAATTCCATACGAGATCGGTGATCTTCAAAAGCTGAAGATGTTTCGAGTACCATACAACCAACTTTTTGGCTCCATATCGTCAAGCATCTTCAATATATCTTCATTGCAGTTGATTATTTTGACAAATAATACTCTATCTGGTAATTTCCTTAAGCTTaagatttaagattttttaatttttggtttaaAACTCTTATAGAAGTTATATATGTTAATtcttattataattgaaaagtACTTTTTACttctaattaataaaaaaatacaaaagaaaatttgaataagaatttttatttataataaaggTATACTATAATAGTCTTACATagtaaaatttgttttgtaaaAGTTTATTTGCGTGTAcgattttcaaaatttatctcCATCGCTTCAATGCTAAAATTagtcaaattttaaatcaattatttttaaatataacaaatttttatagtttattaatattaaaacttaaaagataacctataataataaatatttaataggGGTTTTTACATACActcttaataaaaatttatgaaattatttagaaaattttattatttcaaattcatcattttttatttaattttttcacttgactttatttattttttattttcaaatgacaaaaagatttttaattttatttatctttattttaaaacttatattttaagctaatattttagttttcattattctttattgAAGATCCAAGTTTTGGTTTAAAATTCTTACTACAAGAAGTTATAATTGTGCActgtttaatgaaaaatttatgtGTGCGTCATTTTTTACAATGGAATAACTAAAAATTCATTTGtgcaacaattttttttttgtggaatAACTCAAacttgtatttttcttttcatttaaggTAAATTACCATGCATGAACTTGGATTCAAATCTTGAGATGCTTTACTTAGAAGGTAATTATCTCAGTGGAAATATTTCAGATTGTATCTCTAATGCTTCAAAGCTCAAAATTCTAAGATTGAATCAAAACTTGTTCTCTGGTCTTATTCCAAATACACTTGGCAATTTAAGTTTCCTTAAGGAGGTATACCTTTAGTTGAACCATTTAACCACCAAAACTCCAAACCATGAGTGGgcctttctttcttcattggCAAATTGCAAGAATCTAATTGTCTTAGATATATCATTCAATCCATTGAATGGAATTCTTCCAACTTCTATTGGAAGTCTCTCTACattgtcagttaaaattctactacgcaagtatacgtatcgaatagatagtatattaacaagtagagtatcgatcccacagagaattgatctaaaattttactaagtactaaaattataataatttatatccaaacaatcaaattcgaataactaaattacttaactaaaactaattaactaaaatttatactaaaacgaaaaatcaaagcaacaatataattgggtaaaaatcaaatcaaacaagcctaggattaatatccctcacacttcatttaaatcttacctctcttccttaacttatttaaatGGGTTGAagtgctaacctagagtcctaaattatttataaaggtctCTCGACTCAtcctataaaaatatctattttaatcaaaacattatatccctatgtgaattgaaattaaaacagactcattaagttcaggttctaatctggctacatatggcttataggtataTCTCTATCCTATaggcaaatcaattaatatgatcatatactatctcaattttagtttactctagtctccctttcccaagtttgtttaggttcctagatcaatttaatttgcggccaagcaattaaaagcattaagaaaaaattagaataaacaattcaaatcccattaaaaataagtaagaaagagattaaaaacttagattacatgtgaattcaattgcaatcctagaaaaagaaaattagctactcataattgccaaaacaaataacattgtataaaattcaaccattgagagtaacaagaaaaataaaagccaagaaagaaaacaaaacaatatttgccgCCTTGATCTCtaagtttcagcctcaacttctagcttcttgaatctctccAAAGTTCTCTACTTTGATGCTATTAAACATATCCTATATATACTAATAAATttaacctaaagttccttaagctgacctaaggtttaattgggcttaaaagtgtaatgagaggcccaaaaatcaattgacaatctttacaaatttccatTCCCGATACAGTACGTCCAATTATTTTCCAACATCATTTTCTCTATAATCAAggcagaactgggcaaagtgatcttcataaaagttgtagctctgtctcttagctttccagtGGACTAAAAATCgcatcatttagagttctgtAACTCAAGATATAGCTAAAATACTAAAGTATATGCAAGTAGATTCTAGGTCTTTCAACatcttacttttcaaaattaagtccaatcacttttaatcctacaaaagaaatttaaaaactaattaaaaggaataacataaaattaaaatagctaacttaaaagtaaccaaattataaaaacaattaaaaatacgtaaattataattaaaaatttaagacttagctaatatttcataacaaaattggactaaaataattctataaaatagaattatcatgCATCACTTCAAGAGTTCCGTGCCATGGTTTGCAAAATTAAAGGTACCATTCCTACAGAAATTGGTAGCTTAAGCAACATTAGAATTTTGCAACTTGCTCAAAATGAATTGAGGGGATCTATTCCAAGAAGCATTGGAAATTTAACTACACTTAAAGAATTATGTTTGGAGGAAAACAGTTTGGAAGGTAAGATTCTACATCTGATTTTTAAgcttatattttggttttcaTTATTTCCTACTTAAGATTCcatttttggtttaaaattCCTAATACAAGAAGTTATACATGCTAATTCTTATAGTAATTGAAAAGTACCTTCTacttctaattaattaaaatatataaaagaaaaatatgaataagaattattaatatttaaaaaggtTTAATATAATggtattataatattttttggttatatataatttttcttttgtaattttttttgcgTGTTCTTTTTTCAATATCTATCtccatgaaaacttaaatgttaaaattagtcaaattttaaatcaattaatatcataattttttttatagtttcttagtgttaaaaattaaaagattacgATATAGTAACAAATATTTAATagattttttaatattcaCACTTTGCCTCTTAATGATTCAtgaaattttacaaaaaaaaataataatattatttcagatttatctttttttttttaatttttcacttgactttatttatttttatttgatttctttattttcaattaacaaaaagattttttactttaaaactTACAATTTGGTTTAagaaagttaaatattttgttttatttatttacaaaaaataaataaaaatactatcaaataatttgtttatatCCTATAGCATATCTACATCAATTTTgtcaaatattatattaaattctatttaaactacttttaaaagaattcaaacattatcttaatttaagttataatttcataaatttgaaGTAAATAGTTTCACTAATTATGAATCGTATTAATATTAAGAAAATGGCTATTCAATAAAAGACGTCTTGCAACTCGATTTTTATTGTGTTTGCAAGTGATGAAATCCTTGGGAAGTGGGTAGATGGTCTTTCTATGGAGACATATGTCatacatgtcatgacccgaaactcccatcgaacctgtgacaactgccgcgacgtcccgataggcactcattatcccgaatgccgatcggaaccttgcaaggcttagcatcagcttccgcatctccccggtaagcgacagttattaaatcttgcatttcaagaaatcataattcatttccaaatcaaatcaataaaatattatttttttggctcacaagggcattttcatcatttttctttgaaaataccaaaacccgccaaaaacatggtgtaaaagctaaatatgttcatacatattttaaatcaaataattaaagtataaaattacttttacaatgacatgtgggcccccaactaaccaataagatgcgagtctgtgaacctataattttgtcaatgcaaggctaactgaagttcTTGATGCAATCGACTATCTACAGGCTAtcccgaacctgaaatgtggagaattgagggtggtgagattataaaatcccagtgagtaaatggagacaattaaaaaataattaacttcagcaaatttttcacatcacgaatattcatttcaaccaaataatcaatatggctcgtgaattactcaaaacttggctcatgccaaatcctgtactcagtgacacctggaccaggggtatccaaccgagtcaGCCAatgctgttaaaaattcatatttcgcataaatcataattttattttgaaatataaccgttccttggcgttggctgagtctcactctcacgcggtggtccacgtgaagtgcactcaaaaagcccacctcaggagataccctatgcGCCTCTACGatcgaggtgagaatataaaggagtttaccgtgcccctctaataggctggcctatggaaccccccaccactgcagtagctaatcttttatctaccacctgatttataaaatctttttctgcatgacatggcaatttatcgcaacctagcctttcaaggctaaataNNNNNNNNNNNNNNNNNNNNNNNNNNNNNNNNNNNNNNNNNNNNNNNNNNNNNNNNNNNNNNNNNNNNNNNNNNNNNNNNNNNNNNNNNNNNNNNNNNNNNNNNNNNNNNNNNNNNNNNNNNNNNNNNNNNNNNNNNNNNNNNNNNNNNNNNNNNNNNNNNNNNNNNNNNNNNNNNNNNNNNNNNNNNNNNNNNNNNNNNNNNactccaactattactcctcgggtgcgatttctttgcccttgccagaggattcgccaccttgacaaattgtacaattaagaggtttactactttagtactaaaccaaaataaactaatttatactactaatgcatgatatgaagtgcaaaatgtctaaattttgcctaaatgAGATGTTAgtctatttcggtcttttacccgataaatcgatatacgcattcgtttaaactccaaactaatttttttcaatttctatacctcaactgcacccaaattgacttaatgttcctcagtgtagtgcaaattatcagtcccgatagcaaattacgaaaatacccctagtgggtaaaaaatcgtatttttgctccgaaaattcccattatttttctaggctcataattcatcattattcatcataattcctcaaatgaACATAAAGATCAgaagccaatattcccctagaaaatttagcataatgggtttcaatgggagaaaattatttatctagcttatttttgctatattacaatataacctaactaaaatcacttaattcaattaaaatcaaccaaaactcaagctcaaaactcatccatggaggtttggccagcatgggtgtccatacccactttctaattttgcatgaaaatgagaaaaaaaatgcatgggtagtgaaaatcacaaggaaaatcgatgaaatttacctttttaatgcttgatttcttgatttctcttgattttccccaaattctttcagctagggttcttatttcttttccccctttttctctcctggtttggacagctgaagaagatgagaattctggaattttgacatttttaaaggctaaaataatataatattattttattcattttttttgttttattaatttcttaaattctagccatccatttatttccaaattttcaccatacacttgtcccacatatccatagcttagataaaattatcagacttatccaaagtcttggtggagtaatttttgaaatttacactttggcccccgtaaaagtcaaaattacatttttaccccaaaaactgaaaaattgcccatagacatatttttcatcccttatactcataccattctccaatttgtcaaatttgatctaaattctctcaaaatctcaaattttgtctgtggatgaaaaaattacgattttgcccttgcaCTCCAAAAATCATCGGACATAAACTTTTTCattgccaaaccctcaaattatactccaatactcaaatcataatccaataagttaaatggggccaaaagaatcttttctcaaaattctcattttgtccctatgtggcaaattaccattttacccctggatagtaaaaatttcggtttgactccaaattgatcctcgaactccgaattaccattttgagtcatccctgaactgtgaaactcttaatttcacctcaaaattcctatttgaactagttcgaggcttaatcgacttaatggtaccattaggggcaatatcgtcttttaacgattcctcgaacttcctaaacatgcaaacattctattgagcatgtaaatgacgtcgtaattattttatagaacaaggTTTGacaatacatgtcatgacccagaactcccatcgagctcgtgacaatcgtcgcgacgacccgatagacattcattactcgaaatgtcaatcgaaacctcgcaaggcttaacattaGTTTTTTTCGCTTCCCCCGTGAGTATTAGTtgctaaaatcatgttttgagagattataaactatttccaattcaaaacaatagaaaaataaaaatttcctcacaggggcattttggtcatttttcttcaaaaatctcgaaatccgctaaaatgtaatatgcgagtacaaaaaatataattcataatcaaaagtgagttttaaagtctaaaatcttcatttaaaatgaaatctcgattatttggatataataagaaaataaaagaaatgttaagtaaaatattctattttcttataaaacaatatttttagagttatatgtaaataatttttgtagcgtaaaagctaaataaattcatacatattgtaatacagtaagtcatagtatgtaatttaatttacaataacaaaagGACCCCCGAATcaacaaaagtaaaaaggaCTGTGAACTTacagtttggaaaatgcagatctaacggtagtcctcgatgagatcagttatctacagtctatactaaacctgaaatggatggaaaggagggtagtgagattataaaatcccaatgagtaaacaaacatcatcataaacatctagagttgagtacatggagacaataaagtaaatcatcgtaaactgggtcacagtattagaatacatttaatttaaaatacgTGAAGAGgtttatgaatctcataaaaactaggcttgtgccataaatccattctcggggacaccttggcggaggcatcctaccgagaccgcgaaggttgttaaaaattcacatttcacataaatcatatttttattttgaaacatagccgatccttggcgttggctgagttccccctcatgtggtggtttggcgtgaagtgaaccctaagctttaccctaggagataccctacgcgcctctccgttcgaggtaagaatataatggggtttactgtgcccctctaaaaggctgatccacagaaaccccatattgcagtgattaattaatatataatccatcatataataaaattttgacagcatgacaggaCTAATGAAATACTACCCaacctgcaagggtaaaataaaacaattcatacaattcataaaacacagcccaaCCAATCATGCTAACACAATAACAAtgtaacataagccatcaatttaaacaatcaaattgccacaattaacagtctccgtgtactctatttttcaaaatcattcttaatttcaaaataatttataaattaatttcattagaaaacttttattcataaaacatgaaaatttaccttttaaaatctatttttccatagaattcatgatatcatataaaaactaccctagataattaaaatgacagtaagtttactcacaatgtctagaatgcagactttcgaagtaCTCTGTCTACTGATCCTCGAATGcaattttcttgcctttatcagaagactcaccaccttaacacagtacaaaattgagaaattcaccacattgatactaaattgaaattaaactaatttaggctactaatgcatgatatggaatgcaaaaatgttcgaatagccgtttaaatacgctattcgacctaattcgcactattctcggtctaatcggctaaaatcttcaatttaactccaaatcgattcttttcactttctacactccaattatacctaaattaccttagtgactgtgaatgaggtTCAATTTATCGGTCCCGGGTCAATAATTACATATGTCTATATGTTGAgcaaaaattcgtatttttgcaccaaaatttcccatttaatttctagcctcaccaaacatcaaatatcaccaaaatatcatgaaatatcatcaaattcaGCCACAATATTCTCCCTAggaaattcggccaatgatggtaatgggggaaaatgaattcttttcttgttgttttgtttctaaatatgctaaactaacttaaaacactaatataacttaaaatcaaatcaatctaacttcattctctctccatacccatttgggcagccatgaattcaccatgaaaacatgaaatctaaccatggaaaataaggacaaaagcatgggaaaggtagatcacaagtcaaaatcaagaaattttacctttgattgcttgattccttgaaatcccacactttttctttaattttcccacctaggtttcttgtttttcctttcctctctttgttcttgctatggccagccacatgaagagaaaatacgctgatttttgctgattttaaagcaaaaaaaaaaaatggatattaacttgacacatgtcaccatcccattggtccattttaaatttcttaactattaagctttctctctccaccatttaaattccttcaattatccatgataatattggataaaatccatgtgttggacaagtgtcgggtgtgtaaaattacaattttgcccctaaggtgacaaaattaccattttacccctatgctatGAAAATACtgagattacaatttttttcacttatcaacctcaaattatactccaatgagtcaaatgtgatcaatcttgatcaaaaacttcttccaatattccaattttattctcatgtggcaaaattaccattttacccttcgATAGTGAAagtttcgatttgactccaaattaatcatcgaactccgaatcaccattttaagtcattcattgactgtaaaattttcaatttcaccctaaaatctctatttgacctagttcgaggtttaaatcaactttgttgttcctctaggtacaataccgacttttgtaaatttttcaagactctcctagcatgcaaacatgctatccatcacatgtatgtcatgacaagtattttataaggtcaggctttacagTACAAATATGAGTTACCTTATTGGTCCAATTCTAGCTTGCGTCTTCAACATTTCTTCTTGCAAGGAAATTATCTTTATAAACTGGTATTTCAGAGGAATGCAacaatctttaaaattttgcatTATCATATAATGGAAATTATATTTAAGCAATCTCTTTAAGATTGATCTAAGTTATAATGATTtagaatatttcatttttactCAAACTTTGTGGCATTGTGAAAGGTAtttatagttttaaaattcaaaaaactcTACAAATCAATAGAATTGTGTAGGTGATTTTGATTTCAAATAGATTTCTAGATTACTATTGCAATGTTTACGAATCAAGTAGTTTTCTTTCTACCATGCAGGTAAAATTCCAAGTGAGATTGGGAATCTTATTACATTGGAGGAATTTTATGCATGGGATATGCACTTAAGTGGGCAGATTCCACCTTCCTTCTTCAATATTTCTTCATTGAAAGAAATTTATCTCACTAACAATAGTCTATCAGGTAAACtatattaatttcatttttaaccTAATTTATTTTAGGAGTAAAAATAAACTAGTCCTACCCATATGCACACACCCTCGACatgggtgaaaaataaatatacaaTAACAATTTATGGGGAAACTGATAAAtagtatttattaaataaattaaaagaatatatttataatgtaATGTCAAACTATAtaaataacagaaaaaaaagtaaaagaagtATGAAGGATAAGGATATAgtaacaaatatttaattgatttttttgacaTTCACACTTTACATTTCAacaatttatgaaattatttaaaaaataatattatttcacattcatttttttgttcGATTTTTTCACTGGACGTTAGTTATTACTACTTGatatctttattttcaattaacaaaaagatttttattttgatacttATAATTTGAGTTAACAAAgttatatcttttattttatttatttattgaaaataaataaaaatactatcAAATAATTTCTCTTATATCCTAGAGCATATCTACATTAAACATAATCTCTATTCTGTTAGTTAGAGACTTCAATTGGCATAGAAACCGTGGCCTGTGCAAAAAAAGGCCACCCACCATTGTCATCCCATTCCCTCTTTAATCCTAGCTCTACAAAGCAACATCAATCCCTCAAGACACAAGAAGAATTGCTTGACCACTCCAcctttaatataaaaaaatctcaCCAGCTCCCACCACCCTTCTCCTATCCTTTATCTTCTTTAATTTCAGATCCCCACAATTccttcaaatttaattttacaaCCACCACTAAGATCAATACACCAACAGCAGGTTAATCCAGAAATAAAAGCTTCAGTCAAACTTGCATTGATGACGATTATGAAGATTGTTCCCGTTACCTGCAAAATGATCAATTCCATTGTTGCAAGCTGatcatatattattttatctctttttttcttttatt is part of the Theobroma cacao cultivar B97-61/B2 unplaced genomic scaffold, Criollo_cocoa_genome_V2, whole genome shotgun sequence genome and encodes:
- the LOC108663924 gene encoding putative receptor-like protein kinase At3g47110, with the translated sequence MTLRNLTTDQSTLLEFKDQILDSHNVFASNWSITSSVCHWVGISCSARHGRVSVLDLSHMGLEGTIAPHLGNLSFLVSLNLSGNNFHGYLPKELAKLRRLKLLDQSYNAFDGDIPLWFGALHKIKYLILSNNNFTGTIPLTLANMSNLETLDLGAQFGSRKNSIRDR